The following proteins come from a genomic window of Pichia kudriavzevii chromosome 1, complete sequence:
- a CDS encoding uncharacterized protein (PKUD0A02730; similar to Saccharomyces cerevisiae YOR128C (ADE2); ancestral locus Anc_5.455) — protein MDSKTIGILGGGQLGRMIVEAANRLNIKTVILEKGESGPAKQINANNEHIDGSFNNIDDIRKLADNCDILTIEIEHVDTDALKTIQRETGVKIYPSPETIEIIKDKYRQKEHLVQHGVAVADSVSVESTETALQNVGLKFGFPFMLKSKTEAYDGRGNYVVKDVSYIREALEVLHNRPLYAEKWAPFTKELAVMVVRNVDGEIFSYPTVETIHKDNICHTVYAPARVNDTIQTKANLLAKKAVSTFPGAGIFGVEMFLLPDGELLINEIAPRPHNSGHYTIDACVTSQFEAHIRAISGLPMPKNFTCFSTPQTNAIMLNILGSDVPNGELELCRRALETTSASVYLYGKSTRPKRKMGHVNIVSGSMSDCERKLAYIEGSGGLPITKSTENAVSGTSKAPLVGVIMGSDSDLPVMSAGCNILKKFGVPFEVTIVSAHRTPQRMAKYAIEAPRRGLRCIIAGAGGAAHLPGMVAAMTPLPVIGVPVKGSTLDGVDSLHSIVQMPRGIPVATVAINNSTNAALLAVRILGVFDGKWISEMETYMNSMENEVLDKAEKLEKEGYEEYLATYKK, from the coding sequence ATGGACTCGAAAACTATCGGTATACTGGGTGGTGGCCAACTTGGCCGTATGATTGTCGAAGCTGCAAACAGGCTAAACATCAAGACGGtcattttggaaaaaggTGAATCTGGCCCAGCCAAGCAAATCAATGCAAACAATGAACACATTGATGGTTCATTCAATAATATTGACGATATTAGAAAGCTAGCTGACAACTGTGATATCTTAactattgaaattgaacatGTTGATACCGACGCGTTGAAGACTATACAAAGAGAAACCGGCGTTAAGATTTACCCTTCTCCAGAGACAATCGAAATCATTAAGGACAAATACAGACAGAAAGAACATTTGGTGCAACATGGTGTTGCAGTTGCAGACTCTGTTAGCGTTGAAAGCACCGAGACAGCATTGCAAAATGttggtttgaaatttgGTTTCCCATTTATGCTGAAGTCCAAAACTGAAGCATATGATGGTAGAGGTAACTATGTTGTAAAAGATGTTTCATATATTAGAGAAGCATTAGAAGTTTTGCACAATAGACCTTTATATGCAGAAAAATGGGCACCGTTTACTAAGGAGTTGGCAGTCATGGTGGTCAGAAATGTGGATGGAGAAATTTTCTCTTATCCAACCGTTGAAACGATCCACAAGGATAATATCTGTCATACTGTTTACGCACCTGCAAGAGTGAATGATACTATTCAAACAAAGGCCAACCTTTTAGCTAAAAAGGCGGTTTCTACTTTTCCAGGTGCAGGCATTTTTGGTGTAGAAATGTTTTTATTACCTGACGGTGAACTGTTAATCAATGAAATTGCACCAAGACCTCACAATTCTGGCCATTATACGATTGATGCTTGCGTCACTTCTCAGTTTGAAGCACATATTAGAGCTATTTCTGGATTGCCTATGCCCAAAAATTTTACTTGCTTTTCTACTCCCCAAACAAATGCCATTATGCTCAATATTTTAGGGTCTGATGTGCCAAATGGCGAACTTGAACTTTGTAGAAGAGCACTTGAAACTACAAGCGCTTCTGTCTATCTTTACGGGAAGTCAACTAGaccaaagagaaaaatggGTCATGTTAACATTGTTTCGGGTTCTATGTCTGATTGTGAACGTAAACTTGCATACATTGAGGGCTCTGGTGGCCTTCCGataacaaaatcaacagaaaaTGCGGTTTCAGGCACCTCTAAAGCTCCATTAGTGGGTGTTATAATGGGTTCAGATTCGGATTTACCTGTCATGTCTGCTGGTTGTAATATCTTAAAGAAGTTTGGTGTTCCGTTTGAAGTCACCATTGTGTCAGCACATAGAACCCCACAAAGGATGGCCAAGTATGCGATTGAGGCACCGAGGAGAGGGTTAAGATGTATAATTGCCGGTGCTGGCGGTGCTGCTCATTTACCAGGGATGGTTGCTGCTATGACACCCTTACCTGTTATTGGCGTCCCCGTCAAAGGCTCTACTTTAGATGGTGTTGATTCGTTACattcaattgttcaaatgCCAAGAGGAATTCCCGTTGCAACAGTTGCTATTAACAATTCTACCAATGCTGCATTGCTAGCTGTCAGAATCCTGGGAGTTTTTGATGGGAAATGGATCAGTGAAATGGAAACGTACATGAATTCCATGGAAAATGAGGTCCTAGATAAGGCCGAGAAGCTGGAGAAAGAAGGATATGAGGAGTACCTGGCTACgtataaaaaataa
- a CDS encoding uncharacterized protein (PKUD0A02750; similar to Saccharomyces cerevisiae YHR172W (SPC97); ancestral locus Anc_5.63), with amino-acid sequence MPEGSCISISLEDVDADQFQIGDYYRISDLGKGKQQSDFEVSGIQSLKQVKSQQQRETIIVRDLINVILGKEGDYIRYKLEESEQSNQTKESLRAVKFSISKDIDFSFIDITNKICEHGSRVLTLVSFEQYFNKTSYGIVMGRLCEYFRNFMKEYQNSIFHYLEESGTEMSILSLFQMLSNRRMQSYGCSIVESVASFYDLIKDIIEEDNKRSKITNLTDMKFENLMTSLKEECSSSSVEDIVYDSRTSKCIKGGIILNLLERHIGISRGFRNSNMLFAQLFEFITTGYLDILNKWLNFGQLDDFFDEFFISEAFPKSDIYNSYFWQNKFAIKMDLLPEQLKSKQLQKKLLLTGKYLRIIKECECDHYFEQIPLSSIKTFRGSNFTILIDAAYNRANILLKRMLNHSYEMRIFVSLMTKYFLLTDGSLVDDFLNHANHELKRSYSSSATQDILRWYKISYGTKSDDLTYKLFSELLECEFEPHSILEDILQITRTRVTDVNDIMQASNMESLSNLLKANIYPNSIPSSPRRPEADNQRCNKLAISRFSIDIRIPFPLNHIISDSQKLEFQLLFRHSILINFLNKRFEKSWRELGYHTFWTWSFGDPRVRKWVKRARFIHNRMFEFIRIYLYYLNNDVIQVNWCKLDSVMENLDNEEESFDLCGFKFQMTEFLSSTICDSLLAQTDLASSLYGLFTLILVFHEYVMSLRKTILLMDENLLKVQKKRLKLSITFSQQEKENKLKTLIDVMDSYHQTFQRKMSDLCKHLEYHGKIDSPKMLTLQEKLVFGFNL; translated from the coding sequence ATGCCGGAGGGAAGTTGTATATCTATTTCACTTGAAGATGTGGATGCAGACCAGTTTCAGATAGGAGACTACTATCGTATCTCGGATTTGGGAAAAGGTAAACAACAATCTGATTTTGAAGTTTCAGGAATACAGTCGTTGAAACAGGTTAAGAGTCAACAGCAACGTGAAACTATCATAGTGAGAGACCTTATAAATGTTATTCTAGGGAAAGAAGGTGATTACATAAGATATAAGTTGGAAGAATCTGAACAATCTAATCAGACCAAAGAGAGTTTAAGAGCtgtgaaattttcaattagTAAAGACATTGACTTCAGTTTTATAGATATTACAAATAAAATTTGTGAACATGGGTCTCGGGTATTGACATTAGTAAGTTTTGAGCAGTATTTCAATAAAACTTCTTATGGCATAGTAATGGGACGATTATGTGAATATTTTCGAAATTTTATGAAAGAATACCagaattcaatttttcattaccTTGAGGAGTCTGGTACAGAAATGTCAATATTATCTTTGTTTCAGATGCTTAGTAACCGACGAATGCAAAGTTATGGGTGTAGCATAGTGGAAAGTGTTGCTTCCTTTTATGACCTAATAAAGGATATCATCGAGGAGGATAATAAGAGATCCAAAATCACTAATCTAACAGATatgaaatttgaaaacttgatGACTTCATTGAAAGAGGAATGTTCTAGCAGCTCGGTTGAAGATATAGTTTACGACTCCAGAACTTCCAAGTGTATCAAGGGGGGCATCATATTGAACTTGCTCGAGAGACATATTGGAATTTCCCGAGGGTTCAGAAACTCTAATATGTTGTTTGCTCAGCTTTTTGAGTTTATAACTACCGGATATCTCGATATACTCAACAAATGGCTAAATTTTGGTCAGcttgatgatttctttgatgaattcTTTATCTCAGAAGCTTTCCCCAAATCAGATATTTACAATTCTTATTTTTGGCAAAACAAGTTCGCAATTAAAATGGATTTATTACCTGAACAACTAAAGTCAAAGCAATTACAGAAGAAATTGCTTCTAACAGGTAAATACTTAAGAATTATCAAAGAATGTGAATGTGACCATTACTTTGAACAGATACCATTATCGTCAATTAAAACATTTAGAGGTAGCAATTTTACTATATTAATTGATGCTGCATACAATAGGGCGAATATACTACTGAAAAGGATGCTGAATCATTCATATGAAATGAGAATATTTGTTTCATTGATGActaaatattttttgttaaCTGATGGCTCCTTGGTTGatgattttctcaatcATGCTAATCatgaattgaaaaggagTTATAGCAGCTCTGCTACTCAGGACATATTGCGGTGGTACAAAATTTCTTATGGCACCAAATCTGATGATTTGACCTACAAATTATTTTCAGAGTTATTGGAATGCGAATTTGAGCCACATTCCATACTTGAAGATATTTTACAAATCACTAGAACAAGGGTCACAGATGTGAATGATATTATGCAGGCGTCAAACATGGAATCGTTGTCTAATCTGCTAAAGGCAAATATCTACCCAAACAGCATCCCAAGCTCGCCAAGAAGACCTGAAGCAGATAACCAGAGGTGTAATAAACTTGCTATCAGTAGGTTTAGTATTGATATTAGAATACCATTTCCTTTGAACCATATAATATCAGATTCTCAGAAACTAGAGTTTCAGCTTCTGTTTAGACACTCCATACTCATaaattttctaaataaaagatttgaaaagtcATGGAGGGAACTAGGATACCACACATTTTGGACATGGAGTTTTGGTGATCCAAGAGTAAGAAAATGGGTAAAAAGGGCTCGTTTCATTCACAACAGAATGTTTGAGTTTATTCGCATTTATCTTTATTATTTGAATAACGACGTCATTCAAGTGAATTGGTGCAAGCTAGATTCAGTTATGGAAAACCTTGATAATGAGGAGGAAAGCTTCGACTTATGCGGTTTCAAGTTCCAAATGACGGAGTTCTTGAGCTCCACTATATGTGATTCTTTACTGGCACAGACAGATCTAGCTTCTAGCCTATACGGATTGTTTACTTTAATATTGGTCTTCCACGAGTATGTCATGTCTTTAAGAAAAACAATATTACTCATGGATGAAAATCTTTTAAAGGTGCAAAAGAAACGTCTCAAGTTGTCAATTACATTCAGCCAacaggagaaggagaacAAACTGAAAACCTTAATCGATGTTATGGATTCTTATCACCAGACTtttcaaaggaaaatgtCAGATTTGTGCAAACATTTAGAATATCACGGAAAGATAGATTCACCTAAAATGTTAACattacaagaaaaattgGTCTTTGGTTTTAATCTCTAG
- a CDS encoding uncharacterized protein (PKUD0A02770; similar to Saccharomyces cerevisiae YHR169W (DBP8); ancestral locus Anc_5.69), which translates to MSTFKDLGLPRWLCDTLAGVKITKPTNIQAGTIPEILKGKNCIGGAKTGSGKTISFAAPMLSKWAEDPCGIFGVVLTPTRELAMQIAEQFSAMGSNVNMKTALIIGGQSMIEQSNSLKNNPDFIIATPGRLAHIIEEHPDDVKGLRRVKFVVLDEADRLLTDSFTDHLGTCFQAFPASEKRQTLLFTATVTDAVRSLKDKGDNVFVHELDKIDDVVIPERLKLSFILTPALIKEAILHNLLTTGEFKESTVMIFVNRSETCELVKRILKALDVRVTALHSEMPQSERTNSLHRFRAGAARVLISTDLGGRGLDIPSVELVINYDIPRDPDDFIHRVGRTARAGRKGDAISFVTPNDLDRILSIEDRVNRKMSEYEKVTDNAVIKDSLKVTSAAKVDARMEMDKENFGERKQRLKEKQLLRSGNGTVQTGKVAKQRKRKN; encoded by the coding sequence ATGTCTACATTCAAAGATTTGGGATTACCAAGGTGGTTATGTGATACTTTAGCTGGAGTGAAAATCACAAAACCAACTAACATTCAAGCAGGGACTATTCCTGAAATTctaaaaggaaaaaattgtaTTGGTGGTGCTAAAACAGGTTCTGGTAAAACAATTTCGTTTGCAGCTCCAATGTTGTCCAAATGGGCAGAAGACCCATGTGGTatttttggtgttgtttTAACCCCAACCAGAGAATTGGCAATGCAAATTGCCGAGCAATTTAGTGCAATGGGATCCAATGTAAACATGAAGACTGCTTTAATTATTGGTGGACAAAGTATGATTGAGCAAAGTAATTCCTTGAAAAACAATCCAGATTTCATCATAGCTACTCCAGGAAGATTGGCTCATATTATTGAAGAACATCCAGATGATGTCAAGGGTTTGCGTAGGGTAAAATTTGTTGTGCTTGATGAAGCTGATAGGCTGCTTACTGATTCGTTTACCGACCATTTGGGCACATGTTTCCAAGCCTTTCCGGCTTCTGAAAAAAGACAAACCTTATTGTTTACAGCCACTGTTACCGATGCTGTCAGGTCTTTGAAAGACAAAGGTGATAATGTTTTTGTTCATGAATTGGACAAAATTGACGATGTTGTAATACCCGAAAGACTAAAACTATCGTTTATATTAACACCTGCTTTGATAAAGGAAGCTATTTTACACAACTTGTTGACCACAGGGGAGTTTAAGGAGTCTACTGTTATGATTTTTGTCAACAGATCCGAAACTTGTGAGTTGGTAAAACGAATTTTGAAAGCGCTAGATGTTAGGGTCACCGCTTTACATTCTGAAATGCCCCAATCTGAAAGGACTAATTCACTACACAGGTTTAGGGCAGGTGCTGCTAGGGTTTTGATTTCTACCGACCTTGGTGGAAGAGGTTTAGATATACCTTCTGTTGAACTTGTTATCAACTACGATATACCAAGGGATCCCGATGATTTTATTCATAGAGTAGGTAGAACTGCAAGAGCTGGTAGAAAAGGTGATGCTATTTCATTCGTTACACCAAATGATTTAGATAGAATTTTGTCGATAGAAGACCGTGTCAATAGAAAAATGTCTGAGTACGAAAAAGTTACTGACAATGCAGTTATCAAAGATTCTTTGAAGGTTACTTCAGCAGCAAAAGTTGATGCAAGAATGGAGATGGATAAGGAAAACTTCGGAGAGCGGAAGCAAAGgttgaaagagaaacaacTATTACGTTCAGGTAATGGCACTGTGCAGACCGGTAAAGTTGCCAAACAGAGGAAACGTAAAAATTAG
- a CDS encoding uncharacterized protein (PKUD0A02760; similar to Saccharomyces cerevisiae YGR245C (SDA1); ancestral locus Anc_5.81) → MVKRKRAAILPTNFALLQNLVRRDPESYYEEFLQQYSHYESMRDIFLLNPSTEDSEEFAEIINFMSFVCSSYPKETAKFPDELATILTKNHAELDPELREKIVQCLVMLRNKEIVTPEYLIKTLFPLLFAYSSNSVNGSGFHSKQLRRQIYTALVSLLKSCNTGSKNQKLNRTTQALLFNLLDQKDGNGVWATKLTRELWRRGIWDDARTIELMTQACLHPDPKVVISGVKFFLGADKERDETMEENSDDDDIDMEALKHKALVNKKNSKRAKKIESAAKVLKKKNSSKHSATYLNFSAIHLLRDPQQFAEEMFDNHLSGKNANKFDLDQKIAIMNLVSRLVGTHKLTVLGLYSFFLKYLTPKQRNVTQILAASAQATHDLVPPESINMMVRKIADEFISDGVAAEVASAGLNTTREILARNPAGIDEDLLQDLTAYKGSKSKAVMMAARSLISLYRDVAPEMLAKADRGKVANMELIHNGPKNVLQFGAQKDTTYGIPGLELLAKWKLEQGLIGKEGEDDWKIPDSDEELEEDDDVEGEWIDVNSDTEINLSEDENGEELPKERNGIKKKYLKYMKKHKKRKVASEENEDSDLELSDDESKKGDSGNKKSKKQIAEEEAKAKQLKAITETLSHVMTPADFAKLKELNAEAGYEKVTGHQLRNEDNIESSDLVYADKRKMNKEERIASIMEGREDREKFGSRKGKREKEHSTTNREKERKKNFVMMIHKKSVQGKKKMSLRDRQKVLKAHITRQKMGRNLNR, encoded by the coding sequence atggtaaagagaaagagagcaGCTATTTTACCTACTAATTTTGCTTTGTTGCAGAATTTAGTAAGAAGAGATCCCGAGTCTTATTATGAAGAATTTTTACAACAATACTCACATTATGAATCTATGAGAGATATCTTCCTCTTGAATCCATCTACTGAAGATAGTGAAGAGTTTGCTGAGATTATAAACTTTATGTCATTTGTCTGCTCCTCGTACCCAAAGGAAACTGCAAAATTCCCGGATGAATTAGCAACTATTCTAACTAAAAACCACGCAGAACTAGATCCTGAATTGAGAGAAAAGATTGTCCAGTGTTTGGTTATGttaagaaacaaagaaattgtcACACCTGAATACTTAATCAAGACATTGTTTCCATTATTATTTGCATACAGTTCCAATTCAGTGAACGGCTCAGGATTTCATTCTAAGCAATTAAGGAGACAAATATACACAgctcttgtttctttgttaaAGTCTTGTAACACTGGGTCAAAGAACCAAAAGTTAAATAGAACTACGCAAGCTTTGTTATTCAATTTGTTAGATCAAAAAGATGGAAATGGTGTTTGGGCAACTAAACTCACTAGGGAACTTTGGAGAAGAGGTATCTGGGATGACGCTAGGACCATTGAATTGATGACTCAAGCGTGTTTGCATCCAGACCCTAAAGTCGTCATCTCTGGCGTCAAATTCTTTCTTGGAGCagacaaagaaagagatGAAACAATGGAAGAAAATTCAGACGATGATGACATCGATATGGAGGCACTGAAGCATAAAGCACTTGTCAATAagaaaaattccaaaagagCAAAGAAGATCGAAAGTGCCGCtaaggttttgaaaaagaagaactcCAGCAAACATTCCGCAACTTATCTAAATTTTAGTGCAATTCATTTACTCAGAGATCCACAGCAGTTTGCTGAAGAAATGTTTGATAATCACTTGTCTGGTAAAAATGCGAATAAATTCGATCTGGATCAAAAAATTGCCATCATGAATTTGGTGTCAAGATTAGTGGGTACACACAAGTTGACAGTTTTAGGGTtatattcttttttcctcaagTACCTTACACCAAAGCAAAGAAACGTTACCCAAATCCTTGCAGCGTCCGCGCAAGCAACTCATGATTTAGTCCCTCCAGAGTCGATTAACATGATGGTTCGTAAGATTGCAGACGAGTTTATCAGTGATGGTGTGGCAGCAGAAGTTGCCTCTGCAGGTTTAAATACTACCAGGGAAATTTTAGCAAGAAACCCAGCTggtattgatgaagatctATTACAAGACTTAACTGCATATAAAGGATCCAAAAGTAAAGCAGTCATGATGGCGGCAAGatctttaatttctttgtaCAGAGATGTTGCTCCGGAAATGTTAGCTAAAGCCGATAGAGGTAAGGTGGCCAACATGGAGCTCATTCACAATGGTCCAAAAAATGTTTTACAGTTCGGTGCTCAAAAAGATACAACATACGGTATCCCTGGTTTAGAGTTGTTGGCTAAATGGAAGTTAGAGCAAGGTTTGATAGGGAAAGAGGGTGAAGACGATTGGAAAATACCAgattctgatgaagaacttgaggaagatgatgatgttgaaggtGAGTGGATAGATGTCAATTCCGATACTGAAATAAATCTCAGCGAGGATGAAAATGGAGAGGAATTACCCAAGGAAAGAAATGGTATCAAGAAAAAGTATTTGAAGTATATGAAGAAACATAAGAAGCGGAAGGTTGCCTCAGAAGAGAATGAAGATTCTGATTTGGAATTGTCCGATGATGAAAGTAAAAAAGGTGATAGTGGGAAtaaaaaatccaagaaacaaattgcagaagaagaagctaaaGCTAAGCAACTTAAGGCTATCACTGAAACCTTATCTCATGTTATGACGCCTGCTGATTTTGCTAAGTTGAAGGAGTTAAATGCTGAGGCGGGTTACGAGAAAGTTACGGGACATCAACTACGTAATGAAGATAATATTGAATCTTCTGATTTAGTTTATGCTGACAAACGTAAGATGAATAAGGAAGAGAGGATAGCAAGTATTATGGAAGGTAGAGAGGACAGAGAGAAGTTTGGTTCCAGAAAAGGTAAGCGTGAAAAGGAGCACTCTACTACaaacagagagaaagagagaaagaagaattttGTTATGATGATCCATAAGAAGTCCGTCCAGGGTAAAAAGAAGATGTCTCTTCGTGACAGACAGAAGGTTTTGAAAGCACATATTACTCGACAGAAAATGGGCAGGAACTTGAACAGATGA
- a CDS encoding uncharacterized protein (PKUD0A02740; similar to Saccharomyces cerevisiae YHR168W (MTG2); ancestral locus Anc_5.70) translates to MMVFSVTSGLKRSCFYNYKGVVSLWINRAYGIKPIPDNAPTLEENTEWLQTLNKSHIKDLRTEREEDFTYRVEERSDIDNEETNSNLLKFKSKKTKRTYSIVKQPTEDDPYHTLSVPANEYFLSSSPFSSLSSKRRPKAESVQTFSDLRVVRLRSGKGGNGEVSFYRDTNIAFGPPDGGDGGDGGNIYVVAVKEMSSLHNLKSRYIATDGTKGKSAQLDGKKGEDVYITVPVGTHIRWCPDPREIRALQKEDYDNYVFHVKTITDDFGSLIPKFIQFFRNSYNIGKGWIFKEKDEEYHLQRDYFNNLNEKVSVFDAQLKQDELYADTFPLDGIDLDKPTEEPVLLLKGGKGGLGNMHFLTPDIRNPRFSKIGRNGLEGNFIFELKLLADLGLVGLPNAGKSTLLRAISNAKPRVGHWEFTTLQPIIGTIPLRIDQPPFTVADIPGIVKGAKMNKGMGLNFLRHIERSGGLVFVVSLGSSDPVDDIKVLIEELSEERLKGKNVLVVATKADVEGSKQKFLDLKSFVEQLSWKCVPCSGKNKENIEKVKELMAECSGRLDYS, encoded by the coding sequence ATGATGGTCTTTAGCGTCACTTCAGGTTTGAAAAGAAGCTGTTTTTATAACTATAAAGGAGTGGTTTCACTTTGGATAAACAGAGCGTATGGAATCAAACCCATACCTGACAACGCACCAACTTTAGAAGAAAACACTGAATGGCTTCAAACTTTGAACAAATCACATATTAAGGATTTGAGAACAGAAAGGGAAGAAGATTTTACGTACAGGGTAGAAGAGAGATCAGATATTGATAACGAAGAAACAAACTCCAATTTACTGAAATTCAAGTCCAAAAAAACCAAGAGAACATATTCCATAGTTAAACAACCAACTGAAGATGATCCATACCACACACTTTCTGTTCCGGCAAACGAGTACTTTTTATCCTCTTCCCCATTTTCCTCGTTGTCTTCAAAACGGAGACCAAAGGCCGAATCTGTTCAAACGTTCTCTGATTTGAGAGTTGTTAGACTAAGATCAGGTAAAGGTGGAAACGGTGAAGTGTCTTTCTATAGAGATACGAATATTGCCTTCGGTCCCCCTGATGGGGGTGATGGGGGTGATGGCGGGAATATATACGTGGTTGCTGTTAAAGAAATGAGCTCGTTACacaatttgaaatcaaggTATATTGCGACCGATGGGACTAAAGGAAAGTCTGCACAATTGGATGGAAAGAAAGGTGAAGATGTTTATATAACTGTACCTGTTGGGACACATATAAGGTGGTGTCCTGATCCCAGAGAAATAAGGGCTTTACAAAAGGAAGATTATGATAATTATGTTTTTCATGTCAAAACGATAACAGATGATTTTGGGTCTTTGATACCCAAATTTATTCAGTTTTTTAGAAATTCTTATAATATAGGCAAGGGCTGGatttttaaagaaaaggatGAGGAGTATCATTTACAGAGAGACTATTTCAATAATCttaatgaaaaagtttcCGTTTTTGATGCTCAGTTGAAACAAGACGAATTATATGCTGACACCTTTCCCTTGGATGGAATTGATCTTGATAAACCAACGGAAGAGCCTGTATTATTGCTAAAAGGTGGTAAAGGGGGTTTGGGTAACATGCATTTTCTTACGCCTGATATCAGAAATCCACGTTTTTCTAAAATTGGTAGAAATGGGTTGGAAggaaattttatttttgagtTAAAACTATTAGCTGATTTAGGACTAGTAGGACTTCCAAATGCTGGTAAATCAACACTTCTAAGGGCAATCTCAAACGCTAAACCCCGTGTTGGGCATTGGGAGTTCACTACTTTACAACCTATTATTGGTACAATTCCTCTAAGAATTGATCAGCCTCCCTTTACTGTGGCTGATATTCCTGGAATAGTTAAGGGAgcaaaaatgaataaagGCATGGGATTGAACTTTCTAAGGCACATAGAGAGATCAGGAGGTCttgtatttgttgtttctcttggtTCTAGTGACCCGGTTGATGATATAAAAGTATTAATTGAAGAGTTATCAGAAGAGCGTTTGAAGGGCAAAAACGTTTTGGTTGTTGCAACTAAAGCTGATGTTGAAGGCTCAAAGCAAAAGTTTCTCGATTTGAAGAGTTTCGTTGAGCAGTTGAGCTGGAAATGCGTACCATGTTCTGGTAAAAACAAGGAGAATATAGAGAAAGTCAAAGAGCTAATGGCCGAGTGTTCTGGAAGATTAGATTACAGTTGA